DNA from Campylobacter concisus:
ACAAAAATGACTAGGATTAAATTTACCATAGCATTAGTTATCCTTTTTTTGATTTATACAGGGCTTTTAGCGATACAATAAAACACTCAACCTATCAAAAACAAAATGGGATCTGTGTAAAATGTAATGAGCATTTTGATATAAGCGAGATGGAAGCTGATCACATAACACCATGGAGCGAGGGTGGAAAGACAATAACTCAAAATTGCCAGATGCTTTGTAAAAATTGTAATAGGATAAAATCAAATAGGTGATTAA
Protein-coding regions in this window:
- a CDS encoding HNH endonuclease gives rise to the protein MCVKCNEHFDISEMEADHITPWSEGGKTITQNCQMLCKNCNRIKSNR